The Cellulophaga sp. RHA19 genome includes the window AAAGTAAATGCTTTTACTGTCTTGAGACCATTTGGGGGCAGAAGGCAAGTGGCCAACAAAGGTATCTCCTTGCATAATTTGTTTAATGCTTAAAACCGATTTGTTATTTTCTTGTGCGTAGATTGATAACGAGCAAAGCAGAATGCTTATGCTAAAAAGGAACTTCTTTTTCATTTTTTTTGGTTCTTTCTGATGATTTTTAGACTAGGTCAGCGTCTGTAGTTTTTTAATGCACTAAAGTTAGCATTATTTCCAATTACATAATAATATATTCCAAGTATCTGTTTGGTCTGTAAATGTATGGTTGCGGAATATGAAACTTAATTTAAGTAAAAACTAAAATATCAAAAATGGATTGTCAACTTAAAAAAGGAATAAAAAAAGGCTGGTAAAAACCAGCCTTTAGATTGTTGTTTTAGTTTTAATAAAACCAAATTATATTTTTACATACGTAAACTCAATAGTTTGCTTGTTGTTTAATTATCTTTATTTTGAAAAGAATTCATAATGTTTATAATTTTATTTTTTTCACGACCTAGTTTTCCAAAAGCAAATTTAGTTTGAGGATTATAATGTACTAAGTAATCTACATTGTAGTTTTTAGTTAAACTTAAGTTTGAATAACTTCCTTTCATATAAAAATAAATTTCTTTGATATTTTGAGGGTTAGAAATTATTCGTGCGTTAATTGTAGCTTTAGTCGTAATTTTTGATTCTTTAGAAAAAAAAGGTAGAGTTTTAAAGTGATATTCTCCATTTTTATATTCTATAAGAAGTTTACTGTCAATATTATAGTTTGTTGATCCAGCCCCCTCACTCTCAATTTCTAAATAAAAAAAATCTTTTTCTATCTTAATTCCTGAAAAAGTATTAATTGTAAGTGTAGGCTCCTTTTCTGATAGTACGTAGTTATTTGTTGCCCTATTTGCGTTTTTTAGATTAATTATAGTCTTGTTTATTGTATCTATTTTTAATTCTTGATTGGAGAAAGCTTTAGAGATATCATTGTACAATTTATTACTACTCGAATCAACTCCTGCTTTTATCCCTTTAGTAATATCTGCATCTCTTTGATTTCTTTCTTTGTTTAATATGTAATCTTTGTTATTGCCTAAGTTTTTATTATTTATTTCTTGTGCTACTAACAAAACTGTCATAAATAATAGAACAAAACCAACAATTTTACCTCTTCTCGTTAGCTTTTTATGCCACCTTTTATAAGAATTGTTTGTAAGTCCTCCTTTTGTTGTTAAAAATGTCAACCATATTGTTAAAATGGCGAAAAGGACAACAAAAATTATATTAGGAATTGTTGGCTTCATTCAAAATTTGAATAAGGATATTTTTAAAAATTTAATTTACAACCAATACAAAATAGTTCTTTTTACCACGTTGTAATAAAACAAACTTATTGTTAATTAGGTCTTTGCTTGTAATAACGTAATCTTCTTTTACTTTTTCTTTATTTACAGAAATAGAATTTTGTTTAAGTTCTCTACGTGCAGCACCATTAGAGTCTAAAAATTGAGTTTTAGCAGCTAAAGCACCAATCATATCTAAGCCTTCTTCAATGTCGGTTTTAGTTACTTCTGCTTGTGGTACACCTTCAAAAATATCTAAAAAAGTTTTTTCGTCTAGTGTTTTTAAATCTTCAGAAGTAGATTTTCCAAATAAAATATTACTTGCTTTTATAGCATTGTCTAAATCTTGTTTAGAGTGTACGCTAATGGTAATTTCTTCGGCTAATTTTTTCTGTAAAGCACGCATATGTGGTGCCTCTTTGTGTTCTGTAATTAAGGCATCAATCTCTTCTTTAGTTAAAAAAGTAAAGATTTTTATAAATTTTTCTGCATCCTCATCTGACGTGTTTAGCCAGTATTGGTAAAATTTATAAGGAGAAGTACGTTCTGCATCTAACCAAATGTTACCACCTTCGGTTTTTCCAAACTTAGTACCATCAGCTTTTGTTATTAATGGGCAAGTAAGTGCGTAGCCTTTACCGCTGCCAATTCTACGTATCATTTCTGTACCAGTAGTAATATTTCCCCACTGGTCACTACCACCCATTTGTAATGTACAGTTGTGTTCTTTAAACAAGTGGTAAAAATCGTACCCTTGTACTAATTGGTATGTGAACTCTGTAAAAGACATTCCTTCTTTGGCTTCAGAACTTAAGCGTTTTTTTACAGAATCTTTAGCCATCATATAATTAACGGTAATATGCTTACCAACATCACGAATAAAGTCTAAAAAAGAAAACTCTTTCATCCAATCGTAATTATTAACTAAAACAGCAGCGTTTTCTTCGTTGCTTTTAAAATCTAAAAAACGAGATAACTGGTCTTTTATAGCGTTTTGGTTGTGTCTAAGTGTTTTTTCATCTAATAAATTACGCTCGGCAGATTTACCAGACGGATCACCAATCATACCTGTAGCTCCACCAATTAACGCATAAGGTTTGTGGCCTGCTAGTTGAAAATGACGCAACATCATTACACTAACCAAGTGGCCAATGTGTAAAGAGTCTGCAGTTGGGTCTATACCCACATAAGCAGCACGCATTTGTTCTAGTAAGTGTTCCTCTGTGTCGGGCATAACATCGTGTATCATCCCTCTCCATTTTAATTCTGCGATAAAATTAGAAGCCATTGTATTTTATTTTTTGTAATAGTAGATGCAAATATAAAAGAAATAGAGAGCTTTGGCAGTAGTCTATGGTAAATTAAATTCCTAAATTTGAACTATGATATTGGTAACAGGAGGCACAGGATTGGTAGGTGCGCATCTTTTATTGCAGCTACTAAAAACAGAAGATAGTGTAAAGGCTATACATAGGCCAAGTAGCGACTTAGATAAGGTTAAAAAAGTATTTTCTTATTATGTAGATAATGCAGATGAGTTGTATGCTAAAATTAAATGGGTTGTTGCAGATATTACAGATATACCTGCTTTAGAGAATGCCTTTATTGGAGTTACACACGTGTATCATTGTGCTGCTTTAATTTCTTTTGACCCCAATGATTATTTTAGGTTAAGACGAACAAATGCAACGGGTACAGCTAATATTGTAAATTTTTGCTTAGCAAATAGTGTAGAAAAGCTAGCTTATGTAAGCTCTATTGCTACTATTGGGAAAAATGAAAACTCTCCTATTGTTACAGAAGAAACAGATTGGAATGAAGCAGATGTAAATGTATATGCAATTACAAAATATGCGGCAGAAATGGAAGTTTGGCGTGGCACACAAGAGGGGTTAGATGCTGTTATTGTTAATCCGGGTGTTATTTTAGGACCTGGATATTGGAACTCTGGTAGTGGACAGTTTTTTAGTAAAACAGCAGACGGATTAAAATACTACCCACCAAATGGTAGCGGATTTATTGGTGTTGGTGATGTTGTAGATATGTGTATTAGGTTAATGAAATCTGACTTAAAAAACCAGCGTTATATTGCTGTAGCCAAAAATGCTACGTTTAAAGAGGTGTTGGGTAAAATAGCAACTGCATTAGGAAAACCAGAGCCTAATAAAGCCTTAAAAATATGGCAGTTAAATATTTTGTATAGATTAGATTGGCTAGCACATTTGTTAACTAGAAGAGGTAGAAAACTCTCTAAAATGCAAGTTCACGGTCTAAAGAGTCAAGATATTTATGAAAATACAAAAATCACAACAGCAATAGATTTTACGTATACAGATTTAGATGAGGTTATTAAAACTACTTCTTCCCTGTTTTTGCAGGAGCAACTTTAAGCTTTTCTGGATTCTTTTTTCTGCTAGCGGCAATACTATCTGCTTCAAACTGTCTTTTACGTTCTAGTCGTTTTTTAATAGTATCTAGTTTGCTTTGTACATCTTTATAAAATCCTTCATAAACAGTTGGGTTAGCCGCGTAATATAAATCGCTATCTGCAAACTGAGTACTATCTATTTTATATTTGTTGTAGATGTATGGCATTGTTTTTACATTGTTTTCTACTAAAACATTAGAATTGGTGTTTTTAGCAGCAGTAATAAGTGCTAAGTCATACAAAATATCTACCATTTCCTCTTCACTAATAAGATTATCTGGTTTTTCAATAGCACTCTCTGCACAAGATGCTACTGTGGCAATTACAAAAAGTAACGTTAAAAACTTTTTCATCTTTTTTGTGTTAATGGTGTAACGTTAACCGTTTAATTATCTGTTAAACGTTAGTCTATGTGCATTTTTCTCTTCTGAAACAACGCCATTTTCATATGCTAAATGACCATTTACAAAGGTATGAGAAATTTTAGATTTAAATGTGTAATCTTCAAACGGAGACCAACCACATTTATACAAAATATTAGATTTGCTTACTTGCCAAGGTGTATTGGTATCTACAATAACTAAATCTGCAAAGTATCCTTCTTTAATATAACCTCTTTTTTCTATCTGAAATAAAATAGCAGGGTTGTGGCACATTTTTTCTACCATACGTTCTATAGTAATTCTACCGTCTAAAACTTTCTCTAGCATAGCAGGTAAAACGTGCTGTACCAATGGTCCGCCAGATGGTGCTTTTGTGTAAACGTTGTCTTTTTCCTCAAAAGTATGTGGTGCGTGGTCTGTAGCAATAACATCTATGCGGTCATCTAAAAGGGCGTCCCAAAGCATAGACCTGTCTTCTGCTGTTTTAACAGCAGGATTCCATTTTATAAGTGTGCCTTTTTCTTTGTAATCTTCATCAGAAAACCATAAATGGTGCACACAAACTTCTGCTGTAATTTTTTTATCTTTTAAAGGTATGTCATTTCTAAAAAGGCTAGTTTCTTTACCTGTAGATAAGTGAAAAACGTGTAATCTTGCCCCTGT containing:
- a CDS encoding NAD-dependent epimerase/dehydratase family protein, which translates into the protein MILVTGGTGLVGAHLLLQLLKTEDSVKAIHRPSSDLDKVKKVFSYYVDNADELYAKIKWVVADITDIPALENAFIGVTHVYHCAALISFDPNDYFRLRRTNATGTANIVNFCLANSVEKLAYVSSIATIGKNENSPIVTEETDWNEADVNVYAITKYAAEMEVWRGTQEGLDAVIVNPGVILGPGYWNSGSGQFFSKTADGLKYYPPNGSGFIGVGDVVDMCIRLMKSDLKNQRYIAVAKNATFKEVLGKIATALGKPEPNKALKIWQLNILYRLDWLAHLLTRRGRKLSKMQVHGLKSQDIYENTKITTAIDFTYTDLDEVIKTTSSLFLQEQL
- the tyrS gene encoding tyrosine--tRNA ligase; protein product: MASNFIAELKWRGMIHDVMPDTEEHLLEQMRAAYVGIDPTADSLHIGHLVSVMMLRHFQLAGHKPYALIGGATGMIGDPSGKSAERNLLDEKTLRHNQNAIKDQLSRFLDFKSNEENAAVLVNNYDWMKEFSFLDFIRDVGKHITVNYMMAKDSVKKRLSSEAKEGMSFTEFTYQLVQGYDFYHLFKEHNCTLQMGGSDQWGNITTGTEMIRRIGSGKGYALTCPLITKADGTKFGKTEGGNIWLDAERTSPYKFYQYWLNTSDEDAEKFIKIFTFLTKEEIDALITEHKEAPHMRALQKKLAEEITISVHSKQDLDNAIKASNILFGKSTSEDLKTLDEKTFLDIFEGVPQAEVTKTDIEEGLDMIGALAAKTQFLDSNGAARRELKQNSISVNKEKVKEDYVITSKDLINNKFVLLQRGKKNYFVLVVN
- a CDS encoding DUF4296 domain-containing protein codes for the protein MKKFLTLLFVIATVASCAESAIEKPDNLISEEEMVDILYDLALITAAKNTNSNVLVENNVKTMPYIYNKYKIDSTQFADSDLYYAANPTVYEGFYKDVQSKLDTIKKRLERKRQFEADSIAASRKKNPEKLKVAPAKTGKK